GTGAGCCGAATCCGCATGCGACCTCCCCGCGGGTGGGGAGAAGGGTTTACGGCTCAGCAGGAGGCTCGCCCTCCGAGGCGAAGGCTTCACGGTGCACTACCGCCTGATGCGCAGGGGCAGTATCGAGTACTTCCGTTGCTCAAATTGCTCGCGGTTCTCGTATACCAGAACAAGGTTGGTCAATCGACGCAGGGGGCGCATCAATATCTGACCGCGGTAGTACATGCCGGTGGAGGAACCGGCATCCAGATTGATGGCGTCCACACAGCCCAGTCGGTGCATGACCAGCGCCATCTGCCTCAGCGTGATGGGTTTGCGCGTGCCGACAAACAGCAGGTGGTTCTCGCGCGTCAAGCCCACCGCCAGCCGCCATGCCGGACGGAGCAGGTTCCTGTCGCGAAAACCCTCCGCACGCGGATACACCCCGATTCTGCCAGCCCTCACCAGACGCGGCCCCGAGCGGATGACGAAGTTGTACGCGCTCCAGTCCTCCCGGCGGTTGCGCTGGACATCCACAAACTCCACCTGATTATCGGGAGTGATGCAAAGCGCAGTGCCGATACCGCCGAAATGCACCATTCTTCCCTCTATCACGATATCACCCACAGGCAGATAGGAGCGCGTACCGAAAAAGGTTCCGGTAACTGCTGCGGTCGGTCGGGCGCGCGCTACCATGCTCTCCAGCGGCTCGGTGCGTCCACGCTGCTGCTTCGCCAGCATGCCCGTCACCTTCACGTTTTCATCGTTCATATTCACGCGAATGATTTTCACCGGAATGTTCTGCACGGTGGTGGCAATCAGCTGCACACTGCTGCCAGCCGCCCACACCGTAGTGGATACATAGCACCACAGACCGAGCATCCACAGCCATCGCACTCCCATCGCAATCCCTCTTCTGCTCCAGCTCTGCTGTACCGGTTGTTCCATATCCTGCCGTCGCTTGTTCGGTGTTATTAAGATACCTGAAAACTCGCAGAGATACCAGTTTGACAGCGATGGTATGGCGTGATAAGATTCTGGTGCCCAATAGCAATGCTGACCATCGTCATGCTGAACGCGGTGAGGCATCCCGGAGATTCTTCGCTGACGCTCAGAATGACAGCAGCCATGACTGACAAACCATCATGTAGTCGCGCGCGGCGCACCCTTGGAAAGGAGATGTAGCCATGCATATCGCCATGGTCTTGATATCGATCATCCTGTGGATAAACAG
The Bacillota bacterium DNA segment above includes these coding regions:
- a CDS encoding phosphodiester glycosidase family protein; the protein is MGVRWLWMLGLWCYVSTTVWAAGSSVQLIATTVQNIPVKIIRVNMNDENVKVTGMLAKQQRGRTEPLESMVARARPTAAVTGTFFGTRSYLPVGDIVIEGRMVHFGGIGTALCITPDNQVEFVDVQRNRREDWSAYNFVIRSGPRLVRAGRIGVYPRAEGFRDRNLLRPAWRLAVGLTRENHLLFVGTRKPITLRQMALVMHRLGCVDAINLDAGSSTGMYYRGQILMRPLRRLTNLVLVYENREQFEQRKYSILPLRIRR